The genomic region CAAAACATAGTGCCTTCACTCCGAGGACTCCATGCCCTGCAACAGTTCAGGAAAACCATGtaactttctgcatttttaacttACATATCAAGCAAAGATTTTGTATGACTAAAAACAGGATGTACTTGGGATGAGAGAAGGGAGATGTTAAGGGGACTTATTACCCAGCCAGGGTAGAATGCATGTTAGGTACAGAAAAGTAGGATTCAATACTATGCTGCCCATTTACCACCATCATCACTCTTGCCAACTCTTACCACAGCTGCATCCAGCCCTGTGACACAGGCCCTGGTGTAAATAGCAATTAGTGCCTAAGAAACTTCTGTGAAATATGCCTACTCTTGATTACTCCTTGTTCTGCCATGATTCCATCTTGCAAGGACTGAGAGTGGGTGGCTTGATTCCCCCAAACCTGAAGTATCAACTCTTCCCTTTCTATCTTCATCTCTTCTAACACACACAGCCTCACACAGAACTCAAGGTGGCAgaaattcagacaaaaaaataaaagggatgAGATAACAAAACCATTGAATgagcagaacaaacaaaaacaagaaagtgAAATGATCTCTGAGAAGAACACAACTACTTACACTGGTGGAGCAGAGCTCTGACTCTCCCCTGGCAACCTGAGGCTGCTACCTTGGCATCAGCAGACTTAAAACCTTcagatctgaaaaacagtggaaaacaAACTCTGAAAAagtttcaagcaaaaaaaatcttgactATGAAACAGGTGTGAATGGGATCACAGAAACTGGCTGTCTCTGAACCCAGATATCAGTAGTTACATAGGAGCAGACACAACTATTCATAGGGACATAACAGTAActaatgtatttgtaaaagtaTTATCAACCTAATGACATAACACAATATTGCTATTAAGCAATTCCTCTACAGCAAGGTCTATGTTGCTTATGAAAGGAGATCAGAGTTGCTATAATTAGGCAAGCACAGGACCTTTCTCCCAGTACCACCCAACTGCGGGATAAACCACAGGTTTTGGTAGCAAGGGGGCTGCATGGGAAGAGGCCATCAACTGTTCTGTGATGGTCCTGGTCAGTTCCAGCTGGCTCCATAATTGACTAAACTCACTTCCTGCTAAAGCTGCAACTCCTTAAGTGAGCACATGgcacctctgctccagcttctcTGAGAAAGGGAAAGCTGACAGTGGCAGAAAATGCAATGGGTAGCACAGGAGGAGACACATGACAGCACCCTAAAAAAGACACGGAGGGAGGTCCAGGGATGGAGATATTGTTGAGGACACAGCTAGAGATGGACTTCTTGGAAGGAGGCTCTCCACACCAAAGCAGAGACACCCCTGAAAGGACTGCAGCCTGTGGCCCATGGAGATGCCCATGCCAGGGTACTGACATCCTTGGGGGCATTGTGGCCTGTGAAGGGGACCACAtgggagcaaaaaaaaataaaaaagaagcagtaGAAAGGAAGCTCCATGCGACAACCCCAGCATCCTACACAACCACTCTCTTGCCCAaaggacagcagggacagcaggcGACAAGTGGGGACAAGCAGGGGAGTTAAAtgacaataaattaaaatgccCAAGCCAAGTCAGTTCCACTCACAATAGCAGACAAGTTTCTGAATATACAGGATTCAACTGTTAGTAAAAATTAATCTAGTCACCGAGCAGTATTCATGCAGTATTATTTCTCCAGCCGTGAGAAAGCAtgctttatttcattaaaaaggggattttttcaaaggaagaCTCATTATTAACTCAGTAATCACCACATCCTCAGCTGTTAACTAACTGTTACCACATAGCTGTTAGCCACTGCTGATTTCACAGCCTGGACTTTCTGTTCTAAAGGTCACAATTTTGGGGTAAAGAAGCAGGAACAACCAAAAATACATGCTAGAGAAAATAATGGACAGATGGGAAATAAGGACTTATAAAAAAGTGTATGTGATGCATGAAGAGGGGAgcaacacacacagagaaagcagaactgGCAAATCAGTGTACCCgcaagcagaaagcagaaatttcaGTTAATCCTCAAAAATGAAAGTACTCAAAATcccacattaaaaataaaaaaaaaaatcatagctaAGAGAAGCAATTCACCAATATTTCCAGATTCTTTTTCCGTGTTCCCAAATTTATGGAACTTGTGTCATAAAGCAGTGATGTGGAAAAGGCTTCTAGATGGCTTGTGAAGGTCCTCACATGACAAAAAAGCCTCCATTTAGTACAGTGAAATCCTCCAAGACACTTGCAAAAGGGGGGCAACAAGAAAATCTCATGTTTCTACATCATAATTGTAATACCTAGTTTTGAATGATACTGTCACAAGAATTCAGCACTGGCCATAAATACTCCGAAGTTGTCAGATATGGCCTCTTCTCACAGCAGAGGAATGACTCACATAACAACAAAGTACTATCCTGGGCCAAATGGTGGCCATTACCTAGGAGAATTTCTGCAGGGTAATTACTTGAAGGATCAAGTTGAAGTGAGAGGGGCACTCGCTGTCTCACTTGCTCAGACTGCTACCAAGGGACACTAttttctgacagctgctcaACCATCTCGAGCCTTTTTCTAGTAAGCAGGTGTTTGCAAAGAACGCCAAAATCTGCATAGACATCAACTCTGCAGCAATGTCAACACAGACCACGGTTTAGCAGTGTCTGACTTAACTACTACAAATAAAAGGCTTGATTCCCCTCAGCGAGAAAAGCTGAGTGATTACTTCTGGCGTGCTACCTGTCAGGCAGACACACAGACTGCTAGGGGCACTTGcgagaataaataaaacagtaacCAGCACACGCCAGGTTTCTCATGAGGCGAGGCAGATCGGATTAAAAGGTGCCCGAAGAGGAACGATGATACAGCCGCCCCCGAAAGCAATCCCGGCCGGCGGGGGCAGATGCGCGGGTGCACGTCGCGTCCCCGGCCACGCGGGCTGGGTACCGGACCCGGCTTGGAACCCCGCGGGGTTCGGGTCACGTCCGGCCGGAGGAGAAGCGGCGGGTCCCGCGGCCCGGCTCTACCGCTGCAAGCCCCGCGGCTACCGGGGCAGGGCGAGAGGGAGCcgaggggctggggcaggcGGGAGGGCAGAATGACTGCGCCGGGCTCCCAGCACCACGCGGCTGCCGCCCCCCCGCCCACGCACCCCCCGCGGGAGCTTCGGAAAGACCGGGGAAAGCCCGGCGCAAGCGGCAGGGGAAAACTGCCCCGAGGCCGAGATCACCAGGCGCCGCCCGGGCTGGCAGCTGAAGCCGGGAGCCGGTCCCGCCGCAGAGGCCGCGGCTGCCGCTCTCCCGCCGAGAAGCCCGGGGCGGCCGTAGCTGCCGAGGGAGGGCGCGCCTCCGCCCGCCGCCAGGCAGAAGCCGGGGAGGGGGTGCCACTTACCCGCACGCCAGCACAGGAGGACGGACCGGGCCGGGCGTCAGCGCCGCGGGAAAAGCGGCGGCAGCGGGAGCGAGCGGCGCGGGCCCGCCCCAGCTCCGCGTGTGCGGAGGCGGCCTCCTGCCTGCGCCCGCCCCCGGCCGGCCCGGCCCAGCTCGGAGCTCTCGTGCCCGCCGCAGCCATTTGCCGGCGGCTGCGCCCCAGCGCCCGGGCTGACCCTGGCGGAGCCGCCGCTCTGAGGCAAGGGACTGAGCCGCGCCTTCCGCAGGGAAAGCGGCGAAGAACTCCCGGCGGCTGGAACCCGCGGGGCGCCGGGCCcaaggggggagaagggaggtgCCATTAACAGGGCGCCTTGGAGAGCGCAGTCCTGTTAATTAAAGAGCTGCCACGATGGGTGCGGCGGTGGCGGCTCGGGCCGCTTCCAGGGCCGGCAACGTGGGGGCGAGAAGGGAGGAGGTGGCACCTCCCGAGGCTGCTCCTGAACAGGCTTCCGTCACCTCTCGCCTGTTGTGGCTTCgtttgacaggaaaaaaacagtttgaaaCATCTAGGGAAAGAGGACAAGACTTCACAGAAGAACAGCAACTCTACACGGAGAAGTTGAACTTGTACCGCTATAGCCAAAGCAGGGAGTGATGTATATGAGGTAGTGGCCTTCCTGAGCTCCCCTAACATTTAAACCAGATTGTGCTAATTGAACATTGGTCCCGAGACACTTGTTGTGTTTGAGTACCATTTGAAAATCTTTACCGCATGTATGTAAATCATGCTACCGTTTAAAAACTAAGAAATA from Heliangelus exortis chromosome 1, bHelExo1.hap1, whole genome shotgun sequence harbors:
- the LOC139791573 gene encoding cyclic GMP-AMP synthase-like; this translates as MTAPGSQHHAAAAPPPTHPPRELRKDRGKPGASGRGKLPRGRDHQAPPGLAAEAGSRSRRRGRGCRSPAEKPGAAVAAEGGRASARRQAEAGEGVPLTRTPAQEDGPGRASAPREKRRQRERAARARPSSACAEAASCLRPPPAGPAQLGALVPAAAICRRLRPSARADPGGAAALRQGTEPRLPQGKRRRTPGGWNPRGAGPKGGEGRCH